One region of Gemmatimonadota bacterium genomic DNA includes:
- a CDS encoding aldo/keto reductase encodes NIEVGPIVEILNEHKAAGRIGLFGGSNWTVPRIQEANEYAYKHNLEPFTVSSPNYSLAEQVREPWRGCISISGPDNEADRAWYAEQNMPLFTWSSLAQGFFSGRFTRETFEDYKANLPGSCVEAYCYEQNFKRLDRAGKLAKEKGLTVPQIALAFNLNQPLNLFSLIGVFHPDECKANIEALNLKLTPEELDWLDLKRDDR; translated from the coding sequence AATATCGAAGTTGGTCCCATAGTAGAGATACTAAACGAACACAAAGCAGCGGGTCGAATCGGACTATTTGGCGGATCGAACTGGACAGTGCCGCGCATTCAAGAAGCCAATGAATACGCATATAAGCACAACCTGGAGCCATTCACCGTGAGCAGCCCCAATTACAGCCTTGCAGAACAGGTAAGAGAACCCTGGAGAGGCTGTATCAGCATCAGTGGACCTGACAACGAGGCGGACCGCGCGTGGTATGCGGAACAAAACATGCCCTTATTTACCTGGTCGAGTCTCGCACAGGGATTTTTCTCAGGCAGATTTACGCGCGAAACATTTGAAGACTACAAGGCAAACCTGCCCGGCTCCTGTGTCGAAGCCTATTGTTACGAACAAAATTTCAAACGCCTGGACCGCGCGGGAAAACTGGCAAAAGAAAAAGGGCTAACTGTGCCGCAAATCGCGCTGGCATTTAACCTGAATCAGCCCCTGAATCTCTTTTCATTAATCGGCGTATTCCATCCCGATGAGTGCAAGGCCAATATCGAGGCTCTCAATTTGAAACTCACACCAGAAGAACTCGATTGGCTGGACTTAAAACGCGACGACCGATGA